From the Rhodoferax mekongensis genome, one window contains:
- a CDS encoding DMT family transporter: MPNFISRLKEGNPRSITAMLLAVMLFSVMDTLIKVLSERYPPIQIAALRGGLSLPLIVLWIHWRGAWPEVMRARWPLHLLRGALVIAMLVLFTVGVRGLPLTHAYTLMFFAPLLITVLAWPVLGEQAPRAHWWAVVGGLAGVLVALRPSAEGFVSWSGLAVLGAAVCYAVSAVVTRLCSRTDSKDSLVLWVMVILTLGAGVLAAPHWLPVQSADLWLWLGLAISGFLGQLAITEAFRHGQASAVAPFEYTALAWSLAIDWMVWRQWPDAFTLLGGAIIVASGLYVLRHEQVHATADHP, encoded by the coding sequence ATGCCGAACTTCATTTCCCGCTTGAAGGAGGGCAACCCCCGCAGCATCACTGCCATGTTGCTGGCCGTGATGTTGTTCTCTGTGATGGACACCCTCATCAAGGTGCTGTCTGAGCGCTATCCCCCCATCCAGATCGCTGCATTGCGTGGCGGGCTTTCGCTGCCGTTGATCGTGTTGTGGATTCATTGGCGGGGTGCGTGGCCGGAGGTGATGCGTGCACGCTGGCCCTTGCACCTGCTGCGTGGGGCGCTGGTGATCGCCATGCTGGTGCTGTTTACCGTCGGTGTGCGCGGCTTGCCGCTTACCCACGCCTATACCCTGATGTTCTTTGCGCCGCTGTTGATCACGGTGCTCGCCTGGCCGGTGCTCGGTGAGCAGGCGCCTCGCGCGCACTGGTGGGCGGTAGTGGGTGGACTTGCCGGGGTACTGGTGGCCTTGCGGCCGAGCGCGGAGGGTTTTGTCAGCTGGTCCGGGTTGGCAGTGTTGGGTGCCGCAGTGTGCTACGCCGTGTCTGCGGTGGTGACGCGTCTTTGCAGTCGTACCGACTCCAAAGACAGCCTGGTCTTGTGGGTGATGGTGATTTTGACGTTGGGCGCAGGCGTGCTCGCCGCCCCGCATTGGCTGCCCGTGCAGAGCGCGGACCTTTGGCTATGGCTAGGTTTGGCGATTTCCGGTTTTCTGGGGCAACTTGCGATTACCGAAGCTTTCCGGCATGGGCAGGCCAGTGCTGTGGCCCCCTTTGAATACACCGCTCTTGCATGGAGTCTGGCCATTGATTGGATGGTGTGGCGGCAATGGCCAGATGCATTTACCCTGCTCGGTGGCGCCATCATTGTGGCCAGCGGCTTGTATGTGCTGCGCCACGAGCAGGTGCATGCCACCGCTGATCACCCCTGA
- a CDS encoding CysB family HTH-type transcriptional regulator: MNFQQLRSVREAVRCGYNLTEVAGMLHTSQPGVSRQIRELEEELGVEIFNRAGKRLTGLTPPGKDLLPIVERLLLDAENLKRAGQDYSSQLEGQLSVAATHSQARYALPQVVKDFRDKFPKVTLHLHQGSPKQVAAMLLSGEADIGVATEALADYAQLVTLPCYRWTHSIVVPPGHPLLEQTEPVTLRQLAHYPIITYELGYTGRAHIDNAFAAESLRPDVVLTAMDADVIKTYVELGMGVGIVASVALDAERDRNLRILDAGHLFQVNVTRLGLRKGVWLRGYAYSFIETFVPTLNKAVVARTLVEANHQEA, from the coding sequence ATGAATTTTCAACAACTGAGATCCGTGCGGGAGGCCGTGCGATGCGGCTACAACCTGACCGAGGTGGCTGGCATGTTGCACACCTCGCAGCCCGGCGTAAGCCGGCAGATCCGCGAGCTGGAAGAAGAGCTGGGCGTGGAGATTTTCAACCGCGCCGGCAAGCGCCTCACAGGGCTCACGCCCCCGGGCAAAGACCTGCTGCCCATCGTGGAGCGCTTGCTGCTGGATGCCGAAAACCTCAAGCGGGCCGGCCAGGACTACAGCTCGCAGCTGGAGGGCCAGCTGTCCGTCGCTGCCACGCACTCGCAAGCCCGCTACGCCCTGCCCCAGGTGGTGAAAGACTTCCGCGACAAGTTTCCGAAAGTCACGCTGCACTTGCATCAGGGTTCACCCAAGCAGGTAGCCGCCATGCTGCTCTCCGGCGAGGCCGACATTGGTGTGGCCACCGAAGCGCTGGCCGACTACGCGCAATTGGTCACCCTGCCCTGCTACCGCTGGACGCACAGCATCGTGGTGCCTCCGGGCCATCCACTGCTGGAGCAGACGGAGCCCGTCACGCTGCGCCAGTTGGCGCATTACCCCATCATCACCTACGAGCTGGGCTACACCGGCCGGGCTCATATTGACAACGCGTTTGCCGCTGAAAGCTTGCGCCCGGATGTGGTGCTGACGGCGATGGATGCAGACGTGATCAAAACCTATGTCGAACTCGGCATGGGGGTGGGCATCGTCGCGTCGGTCGCGCTCGATGCGGAGCGGGACCGCAACCTGCGTATCCTGGATGCAGGCCACCTCTTTCAGGTGAACGTAACCCGCTTGGGGCTACGCAAAGGCGTGTGGTTGCGCGGCTATGCCTACAGCTTCATCGAAACCTTTGTGCCGACTTTGAACAAGGCTGTGGTGGCCCGCACGTTGGTGGAAGCGAACCACCAGGAAGCTTGA
- the ssuE gene encoding NADPH-dependent FMN reductase, producing MSVLLIAGSPSERSRTAALLEAAGQRLEARGVLVDRLRVRDLSPQALLLADFGHPSVSQATGQVAEADVIIVATPVYKAAYSGVLKVFLDLLPQDGFKGKVVLPLATGGSPHHMLALDYSLRPVLQSLGAKHILPGIYATDSQVTVNESGSYQVSPDIGQRIDDAVNTLITETLQTGLSIAGRFPSVAFSEVRCSV from the coding sequence ATGTCTGTATTACTCATTGCCGGTAGCCCCTCAGAGCGTTCACGCACTGCGGCCCTTTTGGAGGCCGCAGGCCAGCGTCTGGAGGCGCGCGGCGTGCTGGTCGACCGCTTGCGCGTGCGGGACCTGTCCCCACAGGCCTTGCTGCTGGCCGATTTCGGTCACCCATCCGTCAGCCAGGCAACCGGTCAAGTCGCAGAGGCTGACGTCATCATCGTGGCGACACCGGTGTACAAGGCTGCCTACAGCGGCGTGCTCAAGGTCTTTCTGGACTTGCTGCCGCAGGACGGCTTCAAAGGCAAAGTGGTATTGCCACTAGCTACCGGCGGCAGCCCGCACCACATGTTGGCGCTGGACTATTCCTTGCGCCCGGTCCTGCAATCGCTCGGTGCCAAACACATCCTGCCGGGCATCTATGCCACTGACTCGCAAGTCACTGTGAACGAGAGTGGCAGCTACCAAGTCAGCCCCGATATCGGCCAGCGTATCGATGATGCAGTGAACACGCTCATCACAGAAACGCTGCAAACCGGCTTGTCGATTGCAGGCCGATTCCCATCGGTCGCTTTTTCAGAGGTGCGTTGCAGCGTATAG